From the Heliangelus exortis chromosome 25, bHelExo1.hap1, whole genome shotgun sequence genome, one window contains:
- the TMEM167B gene encoding protein kish-B, with protein MTNVYSLDGLLVFGLLLVCTCAYVRGVPRLREWLLREKRGVWGVCYKAAVIGTRLHIPVSISCVLMAFYVLVVK; from the exons ATGACCAACG TTTACTCCCTGGACGGACTCTTGGTGTTCGGGCTCCTCCTCGTCTGCACCTGCGCCTACGTGCGGGGGGTGCCCCGGCTGCGGGAGTGGCTGCTGCGGGAAAAgaggggggtctggggggtcTGCTACAAGG CTGCTGTCATTGGCACCCGGCTCCACATCCCTGTCTCCATCTCCTGTGTCCTCATGGCTTTCTATGTCCTGGTGGTGAAGTGA